The region GAACGCGCCTGCGAAGCCGAAGTCCTGGCCCGCTCCACCGGCCTGCCGCTGGAACCCGTCGCGCCGGAAATGGCCCAATTCGTGGCCGACCAGACCGCCGGCGAACGCCTGCAATCGACCCTGTTCTTCGAAGCCCTGCGCCGCATGCTGCCCCCGCCCCGCCGCTAGGCCGACGCCCGGCGTCTCAGGCACCAGGCGTATGCGGCTGACCGGGCCGCGGCGGCGCGACTGAGGCGCGTCGCCGCCCCACCGCAGGAATGCAAAGGCCCCGCTTGCGGGGCCTTTGCTTAAGTAACTCTGTCTGCCAGCAGGTGACGCAATTAGAACGCCGGGACCACGGCCCCTTTGTACTTGTCCTGGATGAACTTCTTCACCTCTGCCGTGTGCAAGGCCTTCACCAGCTTGGCCAGCGCGGGCGAATTCTTGTTGTCCTCGCGGGCGACGATCAGGTTGGCGTAGGGCGAGTCCGCGCCTTCGATGAACAAGGCATCACGCGTGGGCACCAGGCCGGCTTCCAGGGCGTAATTGGTGTTGATCAGGGCCAGGTCCACGTCGTCCAGCGAACGCGGCAGGATGGCCGCCTCCAGCTCGCGGAACTTCAGATGCTTGGGATTGTTCGCCACATCCAGCGCCGTGGCCTGGATGTTGGACGGGTCCTTCAAGGTGATCAAACCCTGCTTGACCAGCAGCAGCAAGGCCCGGCCGCTGTTGGAAGGATCGTTCGGGATGGCCACGATGGCGCCGTCCTTCAGGTCGGCGACCTTCTTGATCTTGCGGGAATAGGCGCCGAAGGGCTCCACATGCACGGCCGCCACGGGCACCAGGTTGGTCTTGCGGTCCTTGTTGAAGGCATCCAGATAAGGCTTGTGCTGGAAGAAATTGGCGTCGACCTGCTTGTCGGCGAGTTGCAGATTGGGCTGCACGTAGTCGCTGAACACCTTGATGTCCAGGTCCACCCCCTCGCGCGCCAGCGTCGGTTTGACGAATTCCAGGATCTCGGCGTGCGGCACCTGGGTGGCGGCGATCACCAGTTTTTCCGCCGCCGGCGCGGTGCCGGCCAGCAGCAGTCCGCCAGCCAGGGCGGCGATGGCACGCAGGGTAGTCTTGAGCATGGGCTGTTTCCTCCTAAGTCTGTTTTCGGGCATCCTCGTCCGCGACCCGGCCGGGAGTCGCAAAAAGCCCTCCGGGACGGGGCCGCCGACGGTGCCCAGGCAAACAAATCTACATGAAGCGGACTTATTTGTATCCCATATTGACATAGCACGCTGGCATAAGCCGCCATGGGTACTACAATCGCGCTTGTGCTTCGCCGGTGGGCGCTCGGTCGCCCCCCGTCGGAAACGGCCTGCCATCCTTGCAGGCTTTTTTTCATCTCCCTTTTTCTCCGGGGTTACGCACCGCCATGACCGACATCCAAGATCCTGCCGCCTCCTTGTCGCCCGCCGTCAAGGCCAGTGTTTTGTCCGAGGCCCTGCCCTATATCCGACGATTCCACGGCAAGACCATCGTGGTGAAATACGGCGGCAATGCCATGACCGAAGAGCGCCTGCAGCGCAGCTTCGCCCATGACGTCGTCCTGCTCAAGCTGGTCGGCCTGAACCCCGTCGTGGTCCACGGCGGCGGTCCGCAAATCGACGACGCGCTGCGCCGCATCGGCAAGCAGGGCACGTTCGTGCAAGGTATGCGCGTCACCGACGCCGAGACCATGGAAGTGGTCGAGTGGGTGCTGGGCGGCCAGGTCCAGCAGGACATCGTCATGATGATCAACGAGGTCGGCGGCAAGGCCGTCGGCCTCACCGGCAAGGACGGCGGCCTGATCCGCGCCCGCAAGAAGCTGATGGACAACAAGGAGAATCCCGCGGAACCGATCGACATCGGCTTCGTCGGCGACATCACCCAGGTTGATCCGGCGGTGGTCAAGGCGCTGCAGGACGACCAGTTCATCCCCGTGATCTCGCCCATCGGCTACGGCCAGGACGGCACCGCCTACAACATCAATGCCGACGTGGTCGCCGGCAAGATGGCTGAAGTGCTGAACGCGGAAAAGCTGCTGATGATGACCAACACGCCGGGCGTGCTGGACAAGAACGGCAAGCTGCTGCGCAGCCTGTCGGCGCGCGCCATCGACGAGCTGTTCGCCGACGGCACGATCTCGGGCGGCATGCTGCCCAAGATCTCCTCGTCCCTGGACGCGGCGCGCAGCGGCGTGCACTCGGTCCACATCGTCGACGGCCGCGTGCCGCACTGCCTGTTGCTGGAACTGCTGACCGACCAGGGCGTGGGCACCATGATCACGTCGCGCTGATGCTGGCGCAACGTCACCTGCTGCGGCCGGCGGCGCGTCTGCGCCGCTCGCGCCGCGTAGGCACGGGTGCCAGCCGGCGTCTCTGGCTCTTCGATCTCGACAACACGCTGCACAACACCTCGCACGCCATCTTCCCGCGCATCGACGCGGGGATGACGCGCGCGGTGGAACACGCCCTGGGCGTGGACACCGACACCGCCAACGCGCTGCGCAAGGAATACTGGCGGCGTTACGGCGCCACGGTGATCGGGCTGGTGAAGCATCATGGCATCGACGCCGACGAGTTCCTGCGGATGAGCCACGACTTCGACGTCAAGCCGCTGATCAAATCGGAAAGCGGCCTGGCGGCCAAGCTGCGCCGCCTGCCGGGACGCAAGGTACTGTTAACCAACGCACCGTTTCATTACGCACGGGCGGTGTTGCGGCACATGGGCATCCTGCGCCAGTTCGAAAGCCTGTGGTCCATCGAGCACATGCGCTGGCACGGCGGGTTCCGCCCCAAGCCATCGCCGGCGCTGCTGCGCTACGTGCTGGCGCGCGAAGGCGCCGCGCCGCGCGATACCGTGCTGGTGGAAGACACCCTGGCCAATCTGCGTGGCGCCCGCCGCGCCGGCCTGCGCACCGTTCACGTCTATCATCCCGGCACGCCGTTCGCCAGCGGCCAGCGGCAACGGCCGTCCTATGTGGACTTGCGGGTACACTCGGTCAGCGAGCTGCTGTTGAGCCGGCGGCCACTGCGCTGATCATCGCGGCCCCCGCCGCGCGGCGCGGCAGGACGCCCGCGGCGCGCAAGTCCATCCACCTTTGAAAAATCCGCGCCCGACGCGGCGACAGCCATGGCAAGCAGACCCGGCGAGAAAAAAACGCAGATACTGCAAACGCTGGCCGAGATGCTGGAGCAACCGCACGCCGCCCGCATCACCACCGCGGCGCTGGCCGGCCGCATGCAGGTGTCGGAAGCGGCGCTGTATCGCCATTTCGCCAGCAAGGCCCAGATGTTCGAGGGCCTGATCGAATTCATCGAAACGACCATCTTCACGCTGGTCAACCAGATCAATGCCGCCGAAGCGCGCGGCGTGCAGCAGGCGCGCGGCATGGTCAGCATGCTGCTGTCCTTTTCCGAAAAGAACCGCGGCATGACGCGCGTGCTCACGGGCGATGCCCTCGTCACCGAGGACAACCGCCTGCAGGAACGCATCAATCACATCAACGACCGCATCGAAGCGTCGATCAAGCAGGCCTTGCGGATCGCGGTGGAGGACGGCGGCCTGCCGGCCGACGCCGACATCGCCGCGCATGCCAGCCTGCTGACCCACTTCGTGCTGGGCCGCTGGCTGCGCTACGCCCAGAGCGGCTGGCGCGTACCGCCGACGGCGCACCTGGAACAACAGCTGCAACTGGTGCTGGACGCGGGCGGCGCCTGATACCGCTGGCGCTGGCGCTGCCCGCGCACGCAGCGTCAATCGCCCTTGATGTTCGCCTTCTGGATCACCATGGTCCATTTGTCGATCTCGGCCTTGATCTCCTGCCCCGTGCCTTGCGGGGTGGCATATTCGGCGATCACGCCCTGCTCCAGCATCTGCGCCTTCACCGCGTCGCTGGACAACACCTTCTTCAACGCCCCGTTGAGCTTGTCGATCACGGCGGGCGGCGTGCCGGCGGGCGCCAGGATGCCGAACATGGAGCTGACCTCGAAGCCCTGCAGGCCGGCCTCCGACGCGGTGGGCAGATCGGGCAAGGTAGGAATGCGCTTGGCCGACGCGGCCGCCAGCGGACGCAGATTGCCTCCCTTGATCTGCGGCTGGGCGGCAGGCGCGGTTTCGATCATGGTCAGCACCTGGCCACCGACCAGGTCGGTCATCGCCGGGCCGCTGCCGCGATAGGGCACATGCAGCATGTCCACCCCGGCCGCCACCTTGAACAGCTCACCGGCCAGATGCTGCGGCGACCCATTGCCGGACGACGCGAAGGTCAGCTGTCCCGGCTTGGATTTGGCCAGGGCGATGAGTTCCTGCAGGTTCTTGGCCGGCACCTGCGGATTGACCACGAAGACCAGCGGCACGCGGCCCAGCATGGACACCGGCGCGAAGCTCTTCTGCAGGTCGTAGGGCACCTTGCTGCCGTACAGCGCGGCGTTGATGGAGTGGCTGGTCAGCGCGCCCATCAGCAACGTATAGCCGTCGGGCGGGGCGGCGGCCACCGCCGCGGCCCCGATGTTGCCGGTGGCGCCCGCGCGGTTCTCCACCACCACCGATTGATTCAGTTCGTGGCCCAGCGCCTGGGCGGCGACGCGGCCGATCACGTCGGTGGCGCCTCCAGGCGGATAGGGCACGATCAGGCGGATGGGTTTGTCGGGATAGCCGGCCGCCTGCGCGGCCAGCGGCGCGGCCACTACCGCCAGGACACCAGTACAAGCAAGGACGCGCAGGAACTGCCCGCGGTTGATACGCATGGTCTTGTCTCCGTTTTATCGCGCGCCTCGTGGTGGGCCCGCATTTATGAACGACCATCATAGAAAGTTGATGATACTATCGTCAACATTATTATCGATAATCTTGAGAGACTGACGATGAGCGATAAAAACGATCCCAAGGGCATGCGCAAAGGCCTGACCAGCTATGGCGATGAAGGCTTTTCCCTGTTCCTGCGCAAGGCCTTCATCAAAGGCGCCGGCTACACCGACCATGCCCTCGACCGCCCGGTGATCGGCATCGTCAATACCGGCAGCGCGTACAACCCCTGTCATGGCAATGCCCCGCAGCTGATCGAGGCGGTCAAGCGGGGCGTGCTGATGGCGGGCGGCCTGCCGATGGATTTCCCCACGATTTCCGTCCACGAAAGTTTTTCCGCGCCCACCAGCATGTATCTGCGCAACCTGATGTCCATGGACACCGAGGAAGCCATCCTGGCGCAGCCCATGGACGCGGTGGTGATGATCGGCGGCTGTGACAAGACGGTGCCGGCCCAGTTGATGGGCGCGGCGTCGGCCAACGTGCCCGCCATCGAACTGGTCACCGGCTCGATGCTGACCAGCTCCCACCGTGGCGAACGCGTCGGCGCCTGCACCGATTGCCGCCGCTATTGGGGCAAGTACCGCGCCGAGGAGATCGACGACGAGGAAATCGTCGACGTCAACAACCGCCTGGTCGGCAGCGTCGGCACCTGCTCGGTGATGGGCACGGCCAGCACCATGGCCTGCATCACCGAAGCCTTGGGCATGATGGTGCCCGGCGGCGCGTCGGCGCCCGCGGTGACGGCCGATCGCGTGCGCGTGGCGGAAGTCACCGGCACCACCGCCGTCCAGCTGGCGCGCAGCAAGTTGACGCCGGATCGCATCATGACGGCCAAGGCCTTCGAGAACGCCTTGCGCGTGCTGCTGGCTATTGGCGGATCGACCAACGGCATCATCCACTTGACGGCCATTGCCGGCCGCATGGGCTTCGAGGTCGACCTGCCCCGTGTCGACGCGATCAGCCGCGAAACCCCCGTGCTGGTGGACCTGAAGCCGTCCGGCCAGCACTATATGGAAGACTTCCACAAGGCCGGCGGCATGCAGGCCCTGTTGCGCGAGCTGCGCCCCCTGCTGCATCTGGACGCGCTGACGGTGACGGGCCGCACCCTGGGCGAGGAACTGGACGCCGCGCCGGCGCCTTTCGTGCAAGACGTCATCCGTCCCTTCGCGCAGCCGATCTATCCGCAGGGCGGCATCGCGGTGCTGAAGGGCAATCTGGCGCCGGGCGGCGCCATCATCAAACAGTCGGCCGCCGCGCCGGCGCTGATGGAGCACGAAGGCCGCGCGGTGGTGTTCGAGAACGCCGAAGACCTGGCGCAGCGTGTCGACGATCCCGACCTGGACGTCAATGCCGACGACATCCTGGTGCTCAAGATGATCGGTCCGAAAGGCGCGCCGGGCATGCCCGAAGCCGGCTACATGCCGATCCCGCGCAAGCTGGCCAAGGCCGGCGTGAAGGACATGGTGCGCATTTCCGATGGCCGCATGAGCGGCACGGCGGCCGGCACCATCGTGCTGCACGTGACGCCGGAGTCCGCCGTGGGCGGGCCGCTGGCCTATGTGCAAAGCGGCGACCGCATCCGCCTGAGCGTGGCCAACCGCGAGATCACCTTGCTGGTGGACGATGCGGAACTGGCGCGCCGCGCGGCCGCGCAGCCGCGCGAGGCGCCCACCGCGGAGCGCGGCTATCGCAAGCTGTTCCTGCAATCGGTGACCCAGGCCGATCAGGGTGTCGACTTCGACTTTTTGCGAGCCGCCGCGATTCGCGGGAAAATCCCGGAATCACGCTAACCTCGTCCCATTGATCCCTTCACGTTGATCGTTCCACGTCGATCCCTTTTCTACAGCGCTTTTTTGTCGCCTCACCTGATAGACCATGTCTCGCCTTGCCGCCCTGCCCGATCCCGTCCCCCCCGTCACCCAGACGGCATTGGAACGGGCCGTGCAGGCGCTGGAAGAAGACATCGTGCTGGGCCGCCTGCATCCGCGTGAACGCCTGATCGAAGACGATCTGATGCAGCGCTTCGACCTGAAGCGCCACGCGGTGCGCGAGCTGCTGGTGGAACTGGCGCGGCTGGGCCTGGCGGAGCGGCGCAAGAACATCGGGTCCGAAGTGCGGTCCTTCGCGCCGGACGAAGTGGTCGAGCTGTACGAAATGCGTGAACTGCTGGAAACGCAGGCGGCGCGGCTGGTGCCCTGCCCTGCCGAGCCCGCGGCCTTGCAAGCGCTCATCGACATTCAACGCGAGCACGACACCGCGGTCGACGCCGAAGATCCGCGCGCGGTGTTCCGCAACAACCTGCGCTTCCACCAGGCGCTGTTCGGCATGTGCGGCAATGGCGTGCTGGTGCGCGCCATCCAGGAATATGCGCGCCAGACCCATCCCATCCGCTTCGGCACGCTGGTGACGTCCGAGTATCGGCGTCAGGCCCGCCATGAGCACTGGGCCATGATAGAAGCCCTGCGCGAAGGCCGCCGCGACGATCTGGTCGAGCTGTGCCGCGCCCATCTGCGGCCGTCGCGTGACGCGTATCTGGCGGCCAACCGCCACCTGGCCGAACCGCCCGCGAGCTGATCCGCGCGCCCGCAATCACAGCGCGCGCGCCCACGATTTTTTGCCATATCAAAAACCATCATCCGGAGACCACCATGAGCCCAGCCACCCTGCCCGCCCCTTCCGCCTGCCATGCCGTCGTCGTGGGCGGCGGCACCATGGGCGCGGACGTCGCCGTGGTGCTGGCACGCGCCACCTGCCGCGTCACGGTGGTCGAGCGCGACACCGCGCGCCATGCGGGCATCCTCGACAGCGTGCGCGCCAACCTGGCGCAGCGCGGGCTGGAACAGCATGCCGCGGGTGTCGCGGTGGCGGCGACCCTGGACGACGTGACGTGGCCCGATGTGCGTCTGGTCATCGAATGCATACCGGAGTCCTTGCCGCTGAAGCAGGCGCTGTTCGCGGACCTCGTCAAGCTGGCGCCGGCTGAAGCCTTGCTGGCCAGCAACAGCTCCAGCTTCCCCATCAGCCAGATCGGCGTGGACCTGCCCTCGCGCGAACGCATGCTGGGCCTGCATTTCTTCATGCCGGCCCATCTGGTGCCGCTGGTCGAGGTGGTGCTGTCGTCCGCCAGCGATCCGGCGCTGGGCGATGCCTTGTACGCCTTCATGCGCCGTTGCGGCATGGTGCCGGTGCTGGTGCGCAAGGACGTGCCGGGTTTTCTCGGCAACCGCCTGCAGCATGCCTTGACGCGCGAAGCCTTCGCCCTGGTGCAGGACGGCGTGGCCAGCGCGGAAGACGTCGATGCCGCCGTGCGTTTCGGTTTCGGCTTCCGCTTCCTGGCGGCGGGTCCCATCCTGCAACGGGACCATGCGGGCCTGGAAGTCCATTGCGCCGCCACGACGACCACCTATCCTTCGCTGTCGAAGGCCGATGGGCCTTTCCCGGTGCTGACCGAGCGCGTCGCCGCCGGCAAGCTGGGCATGAAGACCGGTGAAGGCTTCTTCAAATGGACGCCGGAAACCATCGCCGCCGAGAAAGCGCGCTACGCGCAGACCCTGCGCGCGGCGCTGGCCCTGATCGAAAACGAGCTGCCGCCGATCGAGCCCTGAGCCAGGCCCCAGGCCCGCGGACGGCGGCAGCTGCCCCGGCTACCGCCTACCGCTACCGGTTAGCGACTACCGGCGCCCGGCCACCTACAGCAGCTTGCCCGGGTTCATGATCCCCGCGGGATCCAGCAGCTTCTTGATGTCCTGCATCAGGCGCAGCTCCAGGGGATGCTTGTAGCGATGGAAGTATTCACGCTTGAGCTGGCCGATGCCATGCTCGGCGCTGATGCTGCCGTTGTAGCGCATGACCTCGTCCATCACTTCTGCGGTGATGGCCTCGCCCTGTTCGGCCGCCCACGTGCGCGGCGCGCCGGCGGGGCGCGAGATGTTGTAGTGCAGATTACCGTCGCCGAAGTGCCCGAAGATGAAGGGGCGCACGCCGGCATCGACCGCCTGCAGGCGCTTTTCGCAGGACACCATGAACGCGGGGATGTCCTCGATCGGCAGCGAGATATCGTGCTTCAGGTGCGGACCATCGGCGCGTTGCGCTTCGGAGATTTCTTCGCGCAGTTTCCACAGCGCCTGCAACTGGCTCAAGGACGCCGACACCACCGCGTCCAGGCACAACTCCTTTTCCAGCGCCTGGCCCATGACGGATTCCAGCATGGCGTTCAGGCCGTTCTCGTCGACGCTGTCCGCCAGCTCCACCAGCACATAGGCCGGATAGCGTTGCGCGAAGGGTTCCTGCACGCCGGCGGCATGCGTCAACACCAGGTCGACGCAATCGCCCGTGAAGAATTCGAAGGCCTGCAGGCGCGCGCCGCACTGGCCGTACAACAGTTCGAACAGCTGCAAGGCCTGCTGCGAGGAAGACACGGCCGCCAGCACCACCGAGCGCACGTCCGCGCGTGGCAGCAGGCGTAGCGACACTGCCGTGATCACGCCCAAAGTGCCTTCGGAACCGATCAACAGTTGCTTGAGGTCATAGCCGGTGTTGTCCTTGCGCAAGGGCCGCAGGCCATGGAAGACCTCGCCATTGGGCAGCACCGCTTCCACGCCCAGCACCAGCTCGCGCGTCATGCCATAGCGCACCACGTTGACGCCGCCGGCGTTGGTGGCCAGGTTGCCACCGATCTGGCAGGAATCTTCCGCCGCCAGGCTGAGGGGCAGCAGGCGCCCCGCGTCTTGCGCTGTGCGGCGCAGATTGCCCAGGATGCAGCCCGCTTCCGCCACCAGCGTATTCGCCACCGTGTCGAGCGAGCGCACGGCGTTCATGCGATCGAGCGACAGGATCACGTTGTCGGCCGAGTCATCCGGCGTGGCGCCGCCGCACAGGCCGGTATTGCCGCCGCGCGGCACCACCGGCACGCCGACGTGCTGGCACAAGGCCAGGCAACGCGACACTTGCTCGACGGTACGCGGCCGCACGACCGCCTGGGCATGACCGGTGTAGATGCCACGCCAGTCGGACAACCAGGGCGCGATGCCCGCGGGATCGACGGTGACGACGTCGGCGCCAAGCGCCTCGACGAGTTGGGAAGCGATGTTCTTGGTCATGGTCTCGGCCTGGTTATGGATCTAGTTTTGCGGTTGGCCACCGCTGGAAATCGTCACCGGGACGCGCACACGGCGCATTCGTGGTCGCGCGGTACGTTCATGCTGCGCCACTGCATGGTCAGCACGTCCAGATGCAGCAAGCGTCCCGACAAGGTGGTGCCCAAACCCGCCAGCACCTTCAGCGCCTCGGCGGCCTGCATGCTGCCGATGATGCCGACCAGGGGTGCGAACACGCCCATGGTGGCGCAATTGGCCTCTTCGACATCGTCGGCTTCTTCGGGGAACAGGCAGTGGTAGCAGGGCGCCGCGCTGTCACGCAGATCGAACACCCCGATCTGCCCGTCGAAGCGGATGGCGGCGCCGGACACCAGAGGTTTGTGATGCCGCACGCAGGCGCGGTTGATCTGATGGCGGGTGGTGAAGTTGTCGGAGCAATCGAGCACCACGTCGGCGGCGGCGACCTGTTCATCCAGGTCCGTATCGAGCAGGCGGCGCTCGATGGCCTGCACGTCGACCTCGGGATTGAGCGCCTGTAGCGTGACGCGCCCCGAAGCCACCTTGGCCTGACCCAGGCGGTCGGTGGAGTGCAGCAGCTGGCGCTGCAGATTGCTGAGTTCGACGGTGTCGTCGTCGGCCAGCACGATGTGGCCGACGCCGGCGCTGGCCAGGTACATGGCTGCCGGCGAACCCAGTCCGCCGGCCCCTACCACCAGCGCCCGCGCGCCCAGGAAAGCTTCCTGGCCCTCGATACCCAGCTCGTCGAGCAGGATATGACGCGCGTAACGCAGTAACTGCTGGTCGTTCATTTGGCCTTGGAAGGCTGCACTCCATCAGGGGTGATGGTCATGCGTTCGGTCGGGCCCGACGGTGCGGAGGCGCCGGCCTTGGCCGCGGCCGCGGTAGCGTCCTTGGCATCCTGGGCCGAAGCCGTGCGCGGCGTGGCCTTCTCGATCGGCTTGCCTTGCAGCGCGTTGATGGCCTGCTTGAGCTGGAAGTCGTCCTTGCCGCCGAATTCGAAGATCTTGGCGGGCATCGTGCCGGTGATCTCGGCGGCATTGGACTTGATCTCGGTCTTGTCGAGCGGGTTGTTCAAGTGATGCTGCAGGTCGGCTTCACGCGGCAAGCGGAACAGGTCGCCTTCGGCGGTGTCGGCCACGATGGTATCCGGCACGATGCCGGTTGCCTGGATCGAACGACCATTGGGCGTGAAGTAACGCGACGTGGTCAGCTTGATCGCCGTATCTTCGGTCAGCGGCAGGATGACCTGCACCGAGCCCTTGCCGAAGGTGCGGTTGCCCATGACCTTGGCGCGCTTGTGGTCCTGCAGCGCGCCGGCCACGATTTCCGACGCGGACGCCGAGCCCACGTTGACCAGCACCACCATCGGCACGGTCTTGACCCAGGCCGGCAAGCCGGACAGGTAGTTGCTTTCGCCGCGGGCATATTCCGACGGGGTAGCCGCGTACTTGTGGCGCGCGTCCGGCGTACGGCCGTCGGTGGACACCACCAGCGCATCGCTGGGCAGGAAGGCGCCGGCCACGCCGATGGCGCTGGTCAGCAGGCCACCCGGGTCATTGCGCAGGTCCAGCACCAGATACTTGGGCGGCTGCTTGGCGCCCAGTTCCGTCAACTGGCGCGCCAGGTCGGAACCGGTCTTTTCCTGGAATTGGGCGACGCGCACGTAGGCCACGCCGTCGTCCAGCATCTTGCTGCGCACGCTGCGCACCTTGATGACGTCGCGCACGATGGTCAGCACGATGGGCTGCGGCTGGTTGGCGCGCAGGATGGTCAGGCGGATCGGCGACTTCGGCGCGCCGCGCATCAGCTTGACCGCATCGTTCAAGGCCATGCCCTTGGTGGACGTGTCGTCGATCTTGGTGATCAGGTCGCCCGCCAGCACGCCGGCGCGTGCGGCCGGGGTGTCTTCGATGGGCGAGATGACCTTGACGAAGCCGTCCTCGGCGCCGACTTCGATGCCCAGGCCGCCGAATTCGCCCTGGGTCTGCGTCTGCATGTCGCGATACGCGTCAGCATCCAGGTAGGCGGAGTGGGGATCCAGACCCGACACCATGCCGGAGATGGCATTGTTGATCAGAGTCTTGTCGTCGACGGGTTCGACGTAGTTGTTCTTGATGGCGCCGAAGACATTCGTCAGCGCGCGCAATTCATCCAGAGGCAGGGGGCTGCCGCGTTGTGCGACAGCGGTGACACCGACACTGAGCAGCACGCCGGCAACGACGCCGACGGATACCAGACCGAAACTGCGATACTTGCGAGTGCCCATGCACACATCCTGAATTTGGTTTGCCGAACGCTCTTACTGGGCCAACCAAAGGGCTGG is a window of Bordetella sp. N DNA encoding:
- a CDS encoding IlvD/Edd family dehydratase, which codes for MSDKNDPKGMRKGLTSYGDEGFSLFLRKAFIKGAGYTDHALDRPVIGIVNTGSAYNPCHGNAPQLIEAVKRGVLMAGGLPMDFPTISVHESFSAPTSMYLRNLMSMDTEEAILAQPMDAVVMIGGCDKTVPAQLMGAASANVPAIELVTGSMLTSSHRGERVGACTDCRRYWGKYRAEEIDDEEIVDVNNRLVGSVGTCSVMGTASTMACITEALGMMVPGGASAPAVTADRVRVAEVTGTTAVQLARSKLTPDRIMTAKAFENALRVLLAIGGSTNGIIHLTAIAGRMGFEVDLPRVDAISRETPVLVDLKPSGQHYMEDFHKAGGMQALLRELRPLLHLDALTVTGRTLGEELDAAPAPFVQDVIRPFAQPIYPQGGIAVLKGNLAPGGAIIKQSAAAPALMEHEGRAVVFENAEDLAQRVDDPDLDVNADDILVLKMIGPKGAPGMPEAGYMPIPRKLAKAGVKDMVRISDGRMSGTAAGTIVLHVTPESAVGGPLAYVQSGDRIRLSVANREITLLVDDAELARRAAAQPREAPTAERGYRKLFLQSVTQADQGVDFDFLRAAAIRGKIPESR
- a CDS encoding GntR family transcriptional regulator — encoded protein: MSRLAALPDPVPPVTQTALERAVQALEEDIVLGRLHPRERLIEDDLMQRFDLKRHAVRELLVELARLGLAERRKNIGSEVRSFAPDEVVELYEMRELLETQAARLVPCPAEPAALQALIDIQREHDTAVDAEDPRAVFRNNLRFHQALFGMCGNGVLVRAIQEYARQTHPIRFGTLVTSEYRRQARHEHWAMIEALREGRRDDLVELCRAHLRPSRDAYLAANRHLAEPPAS
- a CDS encoding MetQ/NlpA family ABC transporter substrate-binding protein, yielding MLKTTLRAIAALAGGLLLAGTAPAAEKLVIAATQVPHAEILEFVKPTLAREGVDLDIKVFSDYVQPNLQLADKQVDANFFQHKPYLDAFNKDRKTNLVPVAAVHVEPFGAYSRKIKKVADLKDGAIVAIPNDPSNSGRALLLLVKQGLITLKDPSNIQATALDVANNPKHLKFRELEAAILPRSLDDVDLALINTNYALEAGLVPTRDALFIEGADSPYANLIVAREDNKNSPALAKLVKALHTAEVKKFIQDKYKGAVVPAF
- a CDS encoding 3-hydroxyacyl-CoA dehydrogenase family protein, translating into MSPATLPAPSACHAVVVGGGTMGADVAVVLARATCRVTVVERDTARHAGILDSVRANLAQRGLEQHAAGVAVAATLDDVTWPDVRLVIECIPESLPLKQALFADLVKLAPAEALLASNSSSFPISQIGVDLPSRERMLGLHFFMPAHLVPLVEVVLSSASDPALGDALYAFMRRCGMVPVLVRKDVPGFLGNRLQHALTREAFALVQDGVASAEDVDAAVRFGFGFRFLAAGPILQRDHAGLEVHCAATTTTYPSLSKADGPFPVLTERVAAGKLGMKTGEGFFKWTPETIAAEKARYAQTLRAALALIENELPPIEP
- the slmA gene encoding nucleoid occlusion factor SlmA, which encodes MASRPGEKKTQILQTLAEMLEQPHAARITTAALAGRMQVSEAALYRHFASKAQMFEGLIEFIETTIFTLVNQINAAEARGVQQARGMVSMLLSFSEKNRGMTRVLTGDALVTEDNRLQERINHINDRIEASIKQALRIAVEDGGLPADADIAAHASLLTHFVLGRWLRYAQSGWRVPPTAHLEQQLQLVLDAGGA
- the argB gene encoding acetylglutamate kinase, which produces MTDIQDPAASLSPAVKASVLSEALPYIRRFHGKTIVVKYGGNAMTEERLQRSFAHDVVLLKLVGLNPVVVHGGGPQIDDALRRIGKQGTFVQGMRVTDAETMEVVEWVLGGQVQQDIVMMINEVGGKAVGLTGKDGGLIRARKKLMDNKENPAEPIDIGFVGDITQVDPAVVKALQDDQFIPVISPIGYGQDGTAYNINADVVAGKMAEVLNAEKLLMMTNTPGVLDKNGKLLRSLSARAIDELFADGTISGGMLPKISSSLDAARSGVHSVHIVDGRVPHCLLLELLTDQGVGTMITSR
- a CDS encoding FAD-binding oxidoreductase; translation: MTKNIASQLVEALGADVVTVDPAGIAPWLSDWRGIYTGHAQAVVRPRTVEQVSRCLALCQHVGVPVVPRGGNTGLCGGATPDDSADNVILSLDRMNAVRSLDTVANTLVAEAGCILGNLRRTAQDAGRLLPLSLAAEDSCQIGGNLATNAGGVNVVRYGMTRELVLGVEAVLPNGEVFHGLRPLRKDNTGYDLKQLLIGSEGTLGVITAVSLRLLPRADVRSVVLAAVSSSQQALQLFELLYGQCGARLQAFEFFTGDCVDLVLTHAAGVQEPFAQRYPAYVLVELADSVDENGLNAMLESVMGQALEKELCLDAVVSASLSQLQALWKLREEISEAQRADGPHLKHDISLPIEDIPAFMVSCEKRLQAVDAGVRPFIFGHFGDGNLHYNISRPAGAPRTWAAEQGEAITAEVMDEVMRYNGSISAEHGIGQLKREYFHRYKHPLELRLMQDIKKLLDPAGIMNPGKLL
- a CDS encoding pyrimidine 5'-nucleotidase translates to MLAQRHLLRPAARLRRSRRVGTGASRRLWLFDLDNTLHNTSHAIFPRIDAGMTRAVEHALGVDTDTANALRKEYWRRYGATVIGLVKHHGIDADEFLRMSHDFDVKPLIKSESGLAAKLRRLPGRKVLLTNAPFHYARAVLRHMGILRQFESLWSIEHMRWHGGFRPKPSPALLRYVLAREGAAPRDTVLVEDTLANLRGARRAGLRTVHVYHPGTPFASGQRQRPSYVDLRVHSVSELLLSRRPLR
- a CDS encoding tripartite tricarboxylate transporter substrate binding protein yields the protein MRINRGQFLRVLACTGVLAVVAAPLAAQAAGYPDKPIRLIVPYPPGGATDVIGRVAAQALGHELNQSVVVENRAGATGNIGAAAVAAAPPDGYTLLMGALTSHSINAALYGSKVPYDLQKSFAPVSMLGRVPLVFVVNPQVPAKNLQELIALAKSKPGQLTFASSGNGSPQHLAGELFKVAAGVDMLHVPYRGSGPAMTDLVGGQVLTMIETAPAAQPQIKGGNLRPLAAASAKRIPTLPDLPTASEAGLQGFEVSSMFGILAPAGTPPAVIDKLNGALKKVLSSDAVKAQMLEQGVIAEYATPQGTGQEIKAEIDKWTMVIQKANIKGD